One part of the Arabidopsis thaliana chromosome 1 sequence genome encodes these proteins:
- the ADK1 gene encoding dual specificity kinase 1 (dual specificity kinase 1 (ADK1); CONTAINS InterPro DOMAIN/s: Protein kinase, ATP binding site (InterPro:IPR017441), Protein kinase, catalytic domain (InterPro:IPR000719), Serine/threonine-protein kinase-like domain (InterPro:IPR017442), Protein kinase-like domain (InterPro:IPR011009), Serine/threonine-protein kinase, active site (InterPro:IPR008271); BEST Arabidopsis thaliana protein match is: casein kinase I-like 7 (TAIR:AT5G44100.1); Has 64744 Blast hits to 58833 proteins in 2294 species: Archae - 36; Bacteria - 9751; Metazoa - 22487; Fungi - 6187; Plants - 10395; Viruses - 402; Other Eukaryotes - 15486 (source: NCBI BLink).) yields MDLVIGGKFKLGRKIGSGSFGELYLGINVQTGEEVAVKLESVKTKHPQLHYESKLYMLLQGGTGVPNLKWYGVEGDYNVMVIDLLGPSLEDLFNYCNRKLSLKTVLMLADQLINRVEFMHTRGFLHRDIKPDNFLMGLGRKANQVYIIDFGLGKKYRDLQTHRHIPYRENKNLTGTARYASVNTHLGVEQSRRDDLEALGYVLMYFLKGSLPWQGLKAGTKKQKYDRISEKKVATPIEVLCKNQPSEFVSYFRYCRSLRFDDKPDYSYLKRLFRDLFIREGYQFDYVFDWTVLKYPQIGSSSGSSSRTRNHTTANPGLTAGASLEKQERIAGKETRENRFSGAVEAFSRRHPATSTTRDRSASRNSVDGPLSKHPPGDSERPRSSSRYGSSSRRAIPSSSRPSSAGGPSDSRSSSRLVTSTGGVGTVSNRASTSQRIQAGNESRTSSFSRAARNTREDPLRRSLELLTLRK; encoded by the exons ATGGATCTTGTGATTGGTGGAAAATTTAAGCTTGGGAGGAAAATTGGTAGTGGTTCCTTTGGAGAGCTTTATCTAG GTATAAATGTTCAAACCGGAGAAGAAGTTGCTGTCAAGCTG GAATCTGTGAAAACTAAGCATCCCCAACTCCACTATGAGTCGAAGTTGTATATGCTGCTTCAAGGAGGAA cTGGTGTTCCTAACCTCAAGTGGTATGGAGTTGAAGGGGATTACAATGTAATGGTTATTGACCTTCTAGGTCCTAGTCTTGAAGACTTGTTTAACTACTGTAATAGAAAACTCTCTTTAAAAACCGTTCTCATGCTTGCGGACCAGCTG ATTAACAGAGTCGAGTTTATGCATACTAGAGGTTTTCTTCACCGTGATATTAAACCTGACAACTTCTTAATGGGCCTTGGTCGCAAAGCAAATCAG GTTTATATCATTGATTTTGGATTGGGGAAGAAATACAGAGACCTTCAGACTCACAGGCACATACCGTACAG agaaaacaaaaacctcacTGGAACAGCTCGGTATGCAAGTGTGAACACTCACCTTGGAGTCG AACAAAGTCGAAGAGATGATTTGGAAGCACTTGGTTATGTGCTGATGTATTTCCTCAAAGGGAG CTTACCCTGGCAGGGATTAAAAGCTGGGACAAAGAAGCAGAAGTATGACAGAATTAGTGAGAAAAAAGTAGCAACTCCTATAGAG GTCTTGTGTAAAAATCAACCGTCTGAGTTTGTTTCGTACTTTCGTTACTGCCGGTCTCTACGGTTTGATGACAAACCTGATTACTCTTACCTTAAGAGGCTATTCCGCGACTTGTTTATTCGAGAAG GTTATCAGTTTGATTATGTATTTGACTGGACAGTTCTGAAGTATCCTCAGATTGGTTCCAGCTCTGGTTCTAGTTCACGGACACGG aatCATACAACTGCAAACCCGGGCTTAACTGCAGGAGCTTCTCTCGAAAAACAGGAGAGGATTGCTG GAAAGGAGACTCGCGAGAACCGGTTCTCGGGTGCAGTAGAGGCTTTCTCAAGAAGGCATCCGGCAACTTCTACTACTCGTGATCGCTCGGCATCAAGAAACTCCGTTGATGGGCCTTTGTCTAAGCATCCG CCTGGTGACTCAGAAAGACCACGCAGTTCCTCAAGATATGGAAGCTCTTCGAGGAGAGCAATTCCGTCAAGCTCTCGACCAAGTTCCGCAGGTGGACCAAGCGATAGTCGATCCTCTAGCCGTCTGGTGACATCAACTGGAGGAGTCGGAACAGTAAGTAACCGCGCATCAACAAGCCAGAGAATCCAAGCAGGAAACGAATCCAGGACGTCGTCTTTTTCGCGTGCTGCTAGAAACACTCGAGAAGATCCATTAAGGAGGAGCTTAGAGCTTCTCACTCTCAGAAAATGA